A single Cottoperca gobio chromosome 5, fCotGob3.1, whole genome shotgun sequence DNA region contains:
- the LOC115008624 gene encoding inhibin beta B chain, with protein sequence MHLFTSDSKMTPYFHFLFLAPLLLQGLWVSCSLGCASCGLPMMDKSAEEMLMIELVKQQLLDKLHLKERPNITQTVPRASLLTALRKLHSGRVRQDGTLELENSRPTNNQGYEIVSFAELNETESDDAASLSLTFQFQQERGQSIQVLQSSLWIYARSSEDYHRDSRLSARVFLSAEGGVPGSNRTLVMEKMLEVQQSNWHTFPITRTLQAFLDGGQHQLRLEVSCDDDGKNLCSRSDSVDTPNKPFLVAQVRLREDRSKHTLRKRSLHCGEEVSVCCKREFYIKFKDIQWNDWIIAPEGYHMNYCMGQCPQHLAGSPGIASSFHTTVFSQLKVNGINTAASSCCVPTERRPLSMVYFNSQHSIVKTDVPDMIVESCGCT encoded by the exons atgcatttatttacttCCGACTCGAAGATGACgccttattttcattttttatttttggcacCCTTGCTGTTGCAGGGGCTCTGGGTCAGTTGCTCCCTGGGCTGTGCGTCATGTGGCTTGCCGATGATGGACAAAAGCGCAGAGGAAATGCTGATGATAGAGCTCGTCAAGCAGCAACTTTTGGACAAGCTGCACCTGAAAGAGAGACCAAACATCACTCAGACGGTTCCCCGGGCATCGCTCCTCACTGCGCTGCGCAAACTGCACTCGGGGCGCGTCAGACAAGATGGTACTCTTGAACTAGAAAACAGTAGACCTACCAACAATCAAGGCTATGAAATAGTCAGCTTTGCAGAACTAA atgagacagagagtgaTGATGCAGCCAGCCTCAGTCTTACCTTCCAGTTTCAGCAGGAGCGTGGCCAGAGTATCCAGGTGCTCCAGTCTTCTCTGTGGATCTACGCCCGCTCCTCTGAAGACTACCATAGAGACTCCCGCCTCTCTGCCCGGGTTTTCCTCTCTGCAGAAGGTGGAGTGCCAGGCTCTAACCGCACCCTGGTGATGGAAAAGATGCTGGAGGTCCAGCAGAGTAACTGGCACACTTTCCCCATCACACGCACCCTGCAGGCCTTCCTGGATGGGGGCCAGCATCAGCTGCGGCTGGAGGTCAGCTGCGATGACGATGGGAAAAATCTTTGCTCCCGAAGTGACTCTGTTGACACCCCCAACAAGCCCTTCCTGGTGGCCCAGGTACGTCTCCGTGAAGACCgctccaaacacacactcaggaaGCGCTCGTTGCATTGTGGTGAAGAAGTAAGTGTGTGCTGCAAGAGAGAATTCTACATCAAGTTCAAGGATATCCAGTGGAATGACTGGATCATTGCACCTGAAGGCTACCATATGAACTATTGCATGGGTCAGTGCCCCCAACATCTGGCTGGCTCCCCAGGCATAGCATCCTCATTCCATACCACTGTCTTCAGCCAGCTGAAAGTCAACGGCATTAACACGGCTGCATCTTCATGTTGTGTTCCCACTGAGCGACGGCCACTCTCCATGGTGTACTTCAACTCCCAGCACAGCATTGTCAAAACGGACGTGCCTGATATGATAGTGGAGTCTTGTGGATGTACATAA